The Sulfitobacter donghicola DSW-25 = KCTC 12864 = JCM 14565 genome has a segment encoding these proteins:
- the mraZ gene encoding division/cell wall cluster transcriptional repressor MraZ encodes MSRRFRGESHNKVDTKGRVSIPASFRRVLEASDPNWKSGETPELVIVYGDHRRSYLECYTMKAIEEVDDKIDALPRGSMQRKMLQALFHGQSFPTTVDETGRLVLPAKLRGKIDLEKEAFFIGMGDTFQIWHPETYDTQERAKQEAWLDELPEDFDPMQFLDGPVEV; translated from the coding sequence GTGAGCCGAAGGTTCAGAGGCGAAAGCCACAACAAGGTCGACACGAAGGGGAGGGTATCTATACCCGCCTCTTTTCGGCGTGTGTTGGAGGCATCTGACCCGAACTGGAAAAGCGGCGAAACCCCCGAGTTGGTTATCGTCTACGGTGATCACCGCCGTAGCTATCTTGAATGCTACACAATGAAAGCCATCGAAGAGGTGGACGACAAGATCGACGCGCTGCCGCGTGGCTCGATGCAACGTAAAATGCTGCAGGCCCTGTTTCATGGGCAGTCGTTTCCAACGACTGTCGATGAAACCGGACGGCTGGTTCTTCCCGCAAAATTGCGCGGCAAGATTGATCTGGAAAAGGAAGCCTTCTTTATCGGGATGGGCGACACGTTCCAGATTTGGCACCCAGAAACTTATGACACCCAAGAGCGCGCCAAGCAGGAAGCATGGCTGGACGAGTTGCCAGAGGACTTTGATCCGATGCAGTTCTTGGACGGACCGGTCGAGGTTTAA
- a CDS encoding ACT domain-containing protein translates to MAGTVKETNAMISGMDPILDATVYHFCVGPDHLLPKAIASFKEAEGLSLILPEDVAEQHGMLSDLPLKRITLNVYSALDGVGLTAAVATVLAQEGIACNMVAGAHHDHAFVPANQADDAVSLLLSLANSRNNADS, encoded by the coding sequence ATGGCGGGGACGGTAAAGGAAACCAATGCGATGATCTCGGGGATGGACCCGATATTGGACGCTACCGTTTACCACTTTTGCGTTGGTCCTGACCATTTGCTACCCAAAGCGATCGCAAGCTTTAAAGAAGCTGAGGGGCTTTCGCTGATCCTTCCAGAGGACGTGGCAGAGCAGCACGGGATGCTTAGTGATTTGCCGTTGAAGCGGATCACCCTGAATGTCTACTCCGCACTTGATGGAGTGGGGCTGACGGCTGCGGTAGCGACAGTTTTGGCGCAAGAGGGTATCGCCTGCAACATGGTGGCGGGTGCGCATCACGACCACGCCTTTGTCCCAGCCAATCAAGCGGATGATGCGGTTTCCTTGCTGCTATCGCTTGCCAATAGCCGCAACAATGCGGACAGCTAA
- a CDS encoding DUF1127 domain-containing protein, with the protein MTYFTDTNVSVSAQPSRTAAFFDTIALKMRQRKVYKQTFDELCTMTARDLADLGLCRADFRRLSKEAAEMVK; encoded by the coding sequence ATGACATACTTCACAGACACCAACGTATCAGTTTCCGCGCAGCCTAGCCGCACCGCAGCATTCTTCGACACGATTGCTCTGAAAATGCGTCAGCGCAAAGTATACAAACAGACATTCGACGAGCTGTGCACAATGACAGCCCGTGACTTGGCAGACCTTGGTCTCTGCCGCGCCGACTTCCGCCGCCTGTCCAAAGAAGCGGCAGAAATGGTTAAGTAA
- a CDS encoding UDP-N-acetylmuramoyl-L-alanyl-D-glutamate--2,6-diaminopimelate ligase gives MTSAPSITLNSLGLMAAGGENPTLSSLEVDSRRVKDGTLFAAMPGSVVHGASFVGKALEQGAAAILTDAEGAELAADEIRAAGAALVISEQPREALARAAALWFGGQPQNMIAVTGTNGKTSVSTFVRQIWIEMGLAAVNLGTTGVEGAWTAPLAHTTPEPITLHRTLAEAAKNGITHAAMEASSHGLDQRRLDGVVLQAAGFTNFTQDHLDYHETFEAYFDAKAGLFARVLPEDGVAVINIDDPKGVDMAAIAKARGCRVITVGRDGGDLHLTAQRFDATGQDLRFEWGGKTYQKRLELIGGFQADNVLLAAALVIACGAEPTEVFDTIPHLTTVRGRMQLAATRDNSAAVFVDYAHTPDAVATALAAMRPHVMGRLVAIVGAGGDRDTAKRPLMGAAAAQHADVVLVTDDNPRSEDPATIRAAVLEGCPGAAEFGDRAEAILRGVDLLGPGDALLIAGKGHETGQTIGDDVLPFDDVEQASVAVAALDGRLT, from the coding sequence ATGACATCCGCTCCGAGCATTACTTTAAATTCCTTGGGGCTGATGGCCGCAGGGGGTGAAAACCCGACCCTTTCCAGTCTCGAAGTAGACAGCCGCCGCGTGAAAGACGGTACATTGTTTGCCGCGATGCCGGGATCGGTTGTTCACGGGGCTAGTTTTGTCGGCAAGGCGTTGGAACAGGGGGCAGCCGCCATTCTGACAGATGCTGAAGGCGCTGAACTGGCGGCGGATGAAATTCGCGCTGCGGGCGCTGCTTTGGTGATTTCCGAACAACCGCGCGAGGCTTTGGCCCGCGCTGCGGCTCTTTGGTTTGGGGGGCAGCCGCAAAATATGATTGCGGTGACGGGCACCAATGGGAAAACATCCGTTAGCACCTTTGTACGTCAAATCTGGATCGAAATGGGTTTGGCTGCTGTCAATCTGGGTACAACAGGGGTTGAGGGCGCATGGACTGCGCCGCTGGCCCACACCACGCCCGAGCCGATCACCCTGCACCGCACATTGGCAGAGGCCGCCAAAAACGGCATTACCCACGCCGCGATGGAAGCTTCCTCGCATGGGTTGGATCAGCGCCGCCTTGATGGTGTGGTGTTGCAAGCGGCTGGGTTTACCAACTTTACCCAAGACCATTTGGATTATCACGAAACCTTTGAGGCCTATTTCGACGCAAAAGCAGGTCTGTTTGCGCGGGTCCTCCCCGAAGACGGGGTGGCGGTGATCAACATTGACGATCCTAAGGGCGTGGATATGGCCGCGATCGCAAAGGCACGGGGCTGCCGCGTGATCACGGTGGGGCGTGACGGGGGCGATTTGCACCTGACGGCGCAGCGCTTTGATGCCACGGGACAGGATTTGCGGTTTGAATGGGGCGGTAAGACCTATCAAAAACGGCTTGAGCTGATTGGCGGGTTTCAGGCGGATAACGTGCTGCTGGCGGCGGCTTTGGTTATTGCCTGTGGTGCAGAGCCTACAGAAGTGTTTGACACAATCCCCCACCTTACAACGGTACGCGGACGCATGCAGCTTGCTGCGACGCGCGATAACTCGGCTGCGGTGTTTGTTGATTACGCCCATACGCCCGATGCCGTTGCGACCGCGCTGGCGGCGATGCGGCCCCATGTGATGGGGCGACTGGTGGCGATCGTTGGCGCGGGCGGTGATCGCGATACGGCTAAACGCCCCCTGATGGGCGCAGCCGCTGCACAACACGCGGATGTTGTTTTGGTGACGGACGATAACCCCCGCTCGGAAGATCCAGCAACAATCCGCGCGGCGGTTTTAGAAGGCTGCCCAGGTGCTGCCGAATTCGGTGACCGCGCCGAGGCGATTTTGCGCGGTGTTGATTTGCTGGGGCCGGGGGATGCATTGCTGATCGCGGGCAAAGGGCATGAAACGGGCCAAACCATTGGCGATGATGTTCTGCCCTTTGATGATGTAGAGCAGGCCAGCGTTGCTGTTGCCGCTTTGGACGGGAGACTGACATGA
- a CDS encoding peptidoglycan D,D-transpeptidase FtsI family protein, whose translation MIRTPLRPLARILEARAKGENPDAIEHQNRRIRHEQMQDQDRSRAEGRLLVLGMIFLCAFVVVGARMGLLAVSDPVEPRAHAPGSIIANTRADIVDRNGRILATNLDTHALYAQPPHLIDAKGAAEKLAKIFPDLKEERLIKDFTGKRKFLWVKKKISPEQMQAVHDIGDPGLLFAPRDMRLYPNGKLAAHIMGGASFGREGVRAAEVIGVAGVEKYFDDYLRDPENAGKPLELSLDLTVQAAAERVLEGGMKLMNAKGATSILMDAYTGEVVSVASLPSFDPNKRPRPAVEGDPSDSPLFNRSVQGVYELGSTFKIFAAAQAMELGLVNSNTMINTAGPMKVGGHKIGEFANHNYGTISVRQIIEKSSNRGTGRLALMIGKERQQEFLRSLGLFERTPFEIVEASGGRPLLPSRYTDLSAVTISYGHGISTTAMHLAAGYAAIANGGRVVKPTLLKQNSQQMGDRVMRPEVAAASRRMLRDVVVGKNGTASFAEVPGYFVAGKTGTADKPKARGGYYKDKTITTFASMFPYHDPRYVLIVTLDEPVETSSGKPRRTAGWTAVPIAAEMIRRVAPLLGMRPAIEPSGVAGITLTSSN comes from the coding sequence ATGATCCGTACCCCGCTGCGCCCCCTAGCTCGGATCCTCGAAGCACGTGCCAAGGGCGAAAACCCTGACGCGATTGAACACCAAAACCGCCGCATCCGTCACGAACAGATGCAGGATCAAGATCGCAGCCGCGCCGAAGGGCGTTTGCTGGTTTTGGGCATGATCTTTTTATGCGCCTTTGTTGTTGTTGGTGCGCGGATGGGGTTGCTCGCGGTATCCGACCCTGTTGAGCCACGCGCCCATGCGCCCGGATCGATCATTGCAAATACCCGCGCTGACATTGTTGACCGTAATGGCCGCATCTTGGCAACAAACCTTGATACACACGCCCTATATGCGCAGCCGCCACATCTGATTGATGCAAAAGGTGCTGCCGAAAAACTGGCAAAGATCTTTCCCGATCTAAAAGAAGAGCGCCTGATCAAAGATTTCACAGGCAAGCGCAAGTTCTTGTGGGTGAAGAAGAAAATCAGCCCCGAGCAGATGCAGGCCGTGCATGATATCGGTGATCCAGGTCTGTTGTTTGCGCCGCGCGACATGCGCCTTTACCCTAACGGTAAGTTGGCAGCCCACATCATGGGCGGCGCCAGCTTTGGCCGTGAAGGGGTGCGCGCCGCCGAAGTCATCGGTGTCGCGGGTGTAGAAAAGTATTTTGATGACTACCTGCGTGATCCCGAAAACGCCGGCAAACCACTAGAGCTGAGCCTTGATCTAACGGTGCAAGCCGCAGCTGAGCGCGTGCTTGAGGGCGGCATGAAGCTGATGAATGCAAAAGGGGCCACATCTATCTTGATGGATGCCTATACGGGCGAAGTCGTCAGCGTTGCCTCCTTGCCCAGCTTTGATCCAAACAAGCGTCCGCGCCCTGCTGTTGAGGGTGATCCTTCGGACAGCCCGCTGTTCAATCGCTCGGTTCAGGGTGTTTACGAACTGGGGTCGACCTTTAAAATCTTCGCCGCCGCGCAGGCGATGGAGCTAGGCCTGGTCAATTCGAACACGATGATCAATACCGCAGGGCCGATGAAGGTTGGTGGCCACAAGATTGGCGAGTTTGCGAACCATAACTATGGCACAATCAGCGTGCGTCAGATCATTGAAAAATCATCTAACCGTGGCACAGGCCGTTTGGCTTTGATGATCGGGAAAGAGCGCCAGCAGGAATTCCTGCGCAGCCTTGGCCTGTTTGAACGGACCCCGTTCGAGATTGTCGAGGCCTCTGGTGGGCGTCCGTTGTTACCGTCGCGTTATACAGACCTATCGGCGGTTACGATTTCTTATGGCCACGGTATTTCGACCACGGCGATGCATTTGGCCGCTGGCTATGCGGCGATTGCCAATGGTGGGCGCGTGGTAAAACCAACGTTGCTAAAGCAAAACAGCCAGCAGATGGGCGATCGTGTGATGCGCCCCGAAGTGGCTGCTGCCTCACGACGCATGTTGCGCGATGTGGTTGTCGGTAAAAACGGCACGGCCTCTTTTGCCGAGGTGCCGGGCTATTTTGTAGCGGGTAAAACAGGCACAGCGGATAAACCAAAGGCGCGTGGTGGCTATTACAAAGATAAAACCATCACCACCTTTGCCTCGATGTTCCCTTATCATGACCCCCGCTATGTATTGATTGTAACGCTGGACGAACCTGTTGAAACCTCCAGTGGCAAACCGCGCCGCACAGCGGGGTGGACGGCGGTGCCAATCGCCGCTGAAATGATCCGCCGCGTTGCGCCTTTGCTAGGAATGCGTCCGGCCATTGAACCCTCTGGTGTCGCTGGTATAACGCTAACAAGCAGCAACTAA
- a CDS encoding Mrp/NBP35 family ATP-binding protein, with product MSVTKQDVIAALERINLPDGRSLIAHDLMRALSVEGDVVRFVIEAPNAEIARSMGPLRDAAEKVVSELAGVKQVTVALTAHGPAQKTSAPPSLKVGGHPKPQDGPTKPSGVKRILAIGSGKGGVGKSTVSSNLAVALAKQGRKVGLLDADIYGPSQPRMMGVNKRPASPDGKTIIPLKAHGVTMMSIGLMMEEGKAVVWRGPMLMGALQQMLGQVEWGELDVLLVDLPPGTGDVQLTLCTKSELTGAIVVSTPQDVALIDARKALDMFATLKTPVLGLIENMSMFVCPDCGGEHQIFGQGGVAAEAEKMGVPLLGALPIDLETRIAGDGGTPVAAGEGPMAQAYARIAEGLVKGGMA from the coding sequence ATGTCGGTCACAAAGCAGGATGTCATCGCCGCCCTTGAGCGGATCAATTTGCCTGACGGGCGTAGTTTGATTGCGCATGATCTAATGAGGGCCCTGTCAGTCGAGGGCGATGTGGTGCGTTTTGTCATCGAGGCGCCAAACGCAGAGATCGCGCGATCAATGGGTCCGCTGCGGGATGCGGCAGAGAAGGTTGTGTCGGAATTAGCTGGCGTAAAACAGGTTACTGTCGCGTTAACGGCACATGGGCCTGCGCAAAAAACCTCGGCTCCGCCTAGTCTGAAGGTTGGAGGGCACCCAAAGCCACAGGATGGGCCGACAAAACCATCCGGTGTTAAACGCATCTTGGCGATCGGGTCGGGGAAGGGGGGCGTTGGGAAATCCACGGTTAGCTCGAACCTCGCTGTTGCCTTGGCCAAACAGGGCCGCAAGGTTGGTCTGTTGGATGCTGATATATATGGTCCCAGCCAGCCTCGTATGATGGGGGTGAATAAACGCCCAGCCAGCCCTGATGGTAAAACCATCATCCCGCTAAAGGCGCATGGCGTTACGATGATGTCTATTGGTTTGATGATGGAAGAGGGCAAGGCGGTTGTCTGGCGTGGCCCTATGTTGATGGGCGCCTTGCAGCAGATGCTGGGGCAGGTTGAGTGGGGCGAGCTGGATGTTCTGCTGGTAGATTTGCCGCCGGGAACAGGTGATGTGCAATTGACGCTCTGCACTAAATCCGAACTTACGGGCGCGATTGTGGTCAGCACGCCGCAAGATGTGGCCCTGATCGATGCGCGCAAAGCCTTGGATATGTTCGCAACACTTAAGACGCCTGTTTTGGGTCTGATCGAAAACATGTCGATGTTTGTCTGCCCCGACTGCGGGGGTGAGCATCAGATATTCGGCCAAGGCGGTGTTGCTGCCGAAGCGGAAAAAATGGGGGTGCCATTGCTGGGGGCATTGCCGATTGACCTAGAGACGCGCATTGCGGGCGATGGGGGCACGCCTGTTGCTGCGGGAGAGGGGCCAATGGCCCAAGCCTATGCACGCATTGCCGAGGGTCTTGTAAAGGGCGGTATGGCCTAG
- the rsmH gene encoding 16S rRNA (cytosine(1402)-N(4))-methyltransferase RsmH produces the protein MASDANAPHIPVLLRPILSAVAPVEGVWLDGTFGAGGYTRGFLDAGAERVIAVDRDPLAFEMAKPWAGEYGDRLVMQHGVFSKMDEYAQDLDGVVLDLGVSSMQLDLAERGFSFMRDGPLDMRMSQDGPSAADLVNEASEEELANIIFLYGEERASRRIAKKIVLARSDAPITRTLELAKLVESCLPRAKPNQSHPATRTFQALRIAVNDEYGELWAGLMAAERALKPGGKLAVVTFHSVEDRMVKRFLTARAGAGGNANRFAPQVEQEAPQFVIKSRKAIGPDAQELEENPRSRSAKLRVATRTDAPAGAIEAKAIGMPMMRGKKQ, from the coding sequence ATGGCTTCGGACGCTAACGCCCCTCACATTCCAGTTCTCTTGCGTCCTATTCTGTCGGCGGTTGCGCCGGTTGAGGGCGTTTGGCTGGATGGAACCTTTGGCGCTGGCGGCTATACGCGCGGCTTTCTGGATGCGGGCGCCGAGCGTGTAATCGCAGTGGACCGTGATCCACTGGCCTTTGAAATGGCCAAGCCATGGGCGGGTGAATACGGTGATCGGCTAGTGATGCAGCACGGCGTGTTCTCGAAAATGGACGAATACGCGCAGGATCTGGACGGTGTTGTTCTTGATCTGGGTGTTTCTTCGATGCAGTTGGATCTGGCTGAGCGCGGCTTTTCCTTTATGCGTGACGGGCCGCTGGATATGCGGATGTCTCAGGACGGGCCTTCGGCCGCTGATCTGGTGAATGAAGCATCAGAAGAAGAGCTGGCCAATATTATCTTCCTCTATGGGGAAGAGCGCGCCAGCCGCAGGATTGCAAAGAAGATTGTTCTCGCTCGCTCAGATGCGCCGATTACCCGCACGCTTGAGCTGGCAAAGCTGGTCGAAAGCTGCCTGCCGCGCGCCAAACCAAACCAAAGCCACCCCGCGACCCGCACCTTTCAGGCGCTGCGCATCGCTGTAAATGATGAATACGGAGAGCTGTGGGCAGGCCTTATGGCGGCTGAGCGCGCCCTTAAACCAGGGGGTAAGCTGGCTGTGGTGACGTTCCACTCGGTTGAAGATCGCATGGTCAAACGGTTCCTCACCGCGCGTGCAGGGGCGGGGGGCAATGCCAACCGTTTCGCACCCCAGGTTGAGCAGGAAGCGCCGCAGTTTGTCATCAAATCGCGCAAGGCCATTGGCCCAGACGCGCAAGAGCTAGAAGAAAATCCGCGCAGCCGCAGCGCAAAACTGCGCGTGGCAACGCGCACGGATGCGCCAGCGGGCGCGATTGAGGCAAAAGCCATCGGCATGCCGATGATGAGGGGAAAGAAGCAATGA
- the ftsL gene encoding cell division protein FtsL: protein MKSVIYVLTALGVIGLAFWAYRENYATQAVLNDTDKLRVQIRTTHARLAVLRAEWAFQNRPDRLRDLAEWNFERLQLLPLHPDQFGQVDEVQYPAPDLLPITNPVDVSSMNAEDKL, encoded by the coding sequence ATGAAATCGGTGATTTACGTTTTGACTGCATTGGGTGTGATCGGGTTGGCCTTTTGGGCATACCGCGAAAACTATGCCACTCAGGCCGTTCTGAATGACACCGACAAGCTGCGCGTGCAAATCCGCACAACACATGCACGTTTGGCCGTGTTGCGCGCTGAATGGGCGTTTCAGAACCGCCCTGATCGCTTGCGTGACTTGGCCGAATGGAATTTCGAACGCCTTCAGCTGTTGCCCTTGCACCCCGATCAATTTGGCCAAGTGGACGAGGTGCAATACCCCGCGCCAGACCTGCTGCCGATTACGAACCCTGTTGATGTTTCCTCAATGAACGCGGAGGACAAGCTATGA
- a CDS encoding UDP-N-acetylmuramoyl-tripeptide--D-alanyl-D-alanine ligase, which yields MSLWTGAEAAAATGGELRGDWAVNGVSIDTRTIEQGDLFVALKDVRDGHEFVAAALEKGAGAALVSRVPEGVAEDAPLLIVDDVLSGLEALGAAARARTQAKVIGITGSVGKTSTKEMLLAMLSAQGRTHASVASYNNHWGVPLTLARMPADSEYAIIEMGMNHPGEILPLTMLAKPDAAMITTVAAAHLEAFDDITGIALEKASIFDSLPIGAPAVYNADVETSAILASKTHDRRLHGIAFGENGFDWKLKELTIQGDTTIVQAEFDDKPLLFKLATPGRHFAMNGLGALAIVQAIGADLAQAIAVLGRWTPYKGRGLREVIQLDPTESRERLSLIDDSYNANPTSMAASLEVLAGAETTDGVGRIGKGRRIAFLGDMKELGADDVALHAGIAHLEATKALDVVHCVGPLMRALYDLLPEHQRGDWFETSEEMCQGLRHRIDAGDVVLAKGSLSMKLGLVVDAIRKMGHPITDV from the coding sequence ATGAGCTTGTGGACAGGCGCAGAAGCAGCCGCAGCAACCGGTGGCGAGCTGCGCGGTGATTGGGCCGTGAATGGCGTGTCGATTGATACCCGCACGATTGAGCAGGGCGATTTATTCGTTGCTCTGAAAGATGTGCGTGACGGTCATGAATTTGTTGCCGCCGCCTTGGAAAAAGGGGCAGGGGCCGCATTGGTTTCGCGCGTGCCTGAAGGGGTCGCTGAGGATGCGCCCCTGTTAATCGTTGACGATGTCCTTAGCGGATTGGAAGCCTTGGGGGCTGCTGCCCGTGCGCGCACGCAAGCCAAGGTGATTGGCATCACGGGATCGGTTGGCAAAACCTCGACCAAAGAAATGCTGTTGGCGATGTTATCCGCACAAGGGCGTACCCATGCCTCTGTCGCAAGCTATAACAACCATTGGGGTGTGCCGCTGACGCTGGCGCGCATGCCAGCGGACAGCGAATATGCGATTATCGAAATGGGGATGAACCACCCCGGTGAAATCCTGCCACTGACGATGCTGGCAAAGCCTGACGCGGCCATGATCACCACGGTTGCGGCAGCGCACCTTGAGGCGTTTGACGATATCACTGGTATTGCCCTTGAAAAGGCCAGCATCTTTGACAGCCTGCCGATCGGCGCGCCTGCGGTTTATAATGCCGATGTGGAAACCTCGGCCATTTTGGCCTCGAAAACGCATGATCGTCGTTTGCACGGCATTGCCTTTGGCGAAAACGGCTTTGATTGGAAGCTCAAAGAGCTGACCATTCAGGGCGACACCACAATTGTTCAGGCCGAATTTGACGACAAGCCCTTGTTGTTCAAACTCGCCACTCCGGGGCGGCATTTTGCGATGAACGGGCTGGGGGCCTTGGCGATTGTTCAGGCGATTGGCGCTGATCTGGCGCAGGCGATTGCGGTCTTGGGCCGCTGGACGCCCTACAAGGGGCGCGGGTTGCGCGAAGTGATCCAGCTGGACCCGACAGAAAGCCGTGAACGCCTGTCGCTGATTGACGATAGTTATAATGCCAATCCGACGTCGATGGCGGCCTCTCTTGAGGTGCTGGCTGGTGCTGAGACCACTGATGGGGTTGGGCGCATCGGCAAGGGGCGGCGGATCGCCTTTCTGGGTGATATGAAAGAACTGGGTGCGGATGATGTGGCTTTGCATGCTGGAATCGCGCATCTGGAAGCGACCAAGGCGCTGGATGTTGTGCATTGTGTGGGGCCGCTTATGCGCGCGCTCTACGATTTGCTACCCGAACACCAGCGCGGCGATTGGTTCGAAACCTCTGAGGAAATGTGCCAAGGGCTGCGCCACCGCATTGATGCCGGCGATGTTGTGCTGGCAAAGGGCTCTTTGAGCATGAAATTGGGTCTTGTCGTTGACGCCATCCGCAAAATGGGCCATCCGATAACCGATGTGTGA
- the mraY gene encoding phospho-N-acetylmuramoyl-pentapeptide-transferase → MLYWLTLLSDGGDFFNLFRYITFRAGGAFFTALIFGFLFGKPLINMLRRTQGKGQPIRDDGPEGHFAKAGTPTMGGLLIVGALLTSTLLWARLDNAFIWMILFVTMSFAAIGFADDYAKVSKQTVAGVSSKVRLLLGFLIAAIAGFWAAAYHPEALQNQLALPVFKDTLINLGFLFVPFSMIVIVGAANAVNLTDGLDGLAIMPVMIAASTLGVIAYAVGRVDFTEYLDVHYVPGTGEILVFTAGIFGGGLGFLWYNAPPAAVFMGDTGSLALGGALGAIAVATKHELVLGVVGGLFVVEALSVIIQVLYFKRTGKRVFLMAPIHHHYEKKGWAEPQIVIRFWIISLILALIGLATLKVR, encoded by the coding sequence ATGCTGTATTGGTTAACCCTACTGTCTGATGGCGGTGATTTTTTTAACCTCTTTCGCTACATCACCTTCCGTGCAGGTGGTGCGTTTTTTACGGCTTTGATTTTTGGTTTCCTCTTTGGCAAGCCGCTGATCAACATGTTGCGCCGCACCCAAGGCAAAGGCCAACCCATTCGCGACGATGGCCCCGAAGGGCATTTCGCCAAAGCGGGCACACCTACCATGGGCGGGTTGTTGATTGTTGGGGCGCTACTAACGTCGACGCTACTTTGGGCGCGCTTGGATAATGCGTTCATTTGGATGATCTTGTTTGTTACGATGAGCTTTGCAGCCATTGGTTTTGCGGATGACTATGCAAAAGTGAGCAAACAAACTGTTGCAGGTGTTTCCTCAAAAGTCCGTCTGCTGCTTGGCTTTTTGATCGCAGCGATCGCGGGCTTCTGGGCGGCTGCTTATCACCCAGAAGCGTTGCAAAATCAGCTGGCTTTGCCTGTCTTCAAGGACACGCTGATTAACCTCGGATTTCTCTTTGTGCCCTTTTCCATGATCGTTATTGTTGGCGCTGCGAATGCGGTGAACCTGACCGATGGTCTGGACGGCCTTGCGATTATGCCTGTGATGATCGCGGCCAGTACTTTGGGCGTGATCGCCTATGCGGTGGGGCGTGTGGATTTCACCGAATATCTGGATGTGCACTATGTGCCAGGTACGGGTGAGATTTTGGTCTTTACGGCTGGTATTTTCGGCGGGGGCCTTGGGTTTCTTTGGTATAACGCCCCTCCGGCGGCTGTATTTATGGGCGATACGGGGTCGCTGGCCTTGGGCGGCGCCTTGGGCGCGATTGCTGTGGCGACCAAGCACGAATTGGTGCTGGGCGTTGTTGGCGGCCTGTTTGTGGTCGAGGCGCTGTCCGTCATCATTCAGGTGCTCTACTTTAAACGCACTGGCAAGCGCGTCTTCCTGATGGCGCCTATCCACCACCACTATGAGAAAAAAGGCTGGGCCGAGCCGCAGATCGTGATCCGTTTCTGGATCATCTCGCTGATTTTGGCGCTGATTGGCCTTGCGACCCTAAAGGTTCGTTAA